From Aspergillus fumigatus Af293 chromosome 3, whole genome shotgun sequence, a single genomic window includes:
- a CDS encoding translation initiation factor 3 subunit CLU1, with amino-acid sequence MAQTNGDMEHSKETPDSQPVEKPTNGEQVEGQQEEESSGGLFQISVKLPHEPYKIQVMVSSQEQVQDVRQSIVELPSTFQYTCFHLEFNGKRINDFVELSEVEGLKADSEIVLVEDPYTEKEARMHVVRFRDLVGAAGDRSDNLHGLNAGLSLHDAVTAEAATDDVKEHSLSKYDIAASPSLETILPRAEAPLPKTVKSISLSAWNPPPYHLRQKGHLLYLQVTTNEGEQFQITSHVSGFYVNKCSNHKFDPLPRTTPKKVSAHSLLTLISKLSPSFNSAFEALQESNNKKDLLTTFPFQNAIPNSPWLVTPPSSNPNSHQADITRSQESYLVSGVDNAETLRDWNEEFQTTRELPRETVQDRVFRERLTSKLFADYNEAAARGAVLVARGEVAPLNPTEERDAQIFVYNNIFYSFGADGVGTFVSEGGDEAARVAVGKDVLGIKAVNQLDINGLFTPGTVVVDYLGKRIVGQSIVPGIFKQREPGEHQIDYGGVEGKDVVATHPDFVSVFEKMSKALRIKKHPVWDKEGKRHDLEGSVETKGLLGTDGRKYVLDLYRVTPLDVVWQEEPGSEDYPHRMSVLRLELVEAYWRSKMSQYVKAEVERRRAAKAQEDAANKEQPSETTESKEGESEEKAEEALDQERVDISGFQLALNPDVCSGQVPQTEEEKKQWAEDEKEVRDACEFLRSKVIPELIQDLHDGDVGFPMDGRSLSQLLHKRGINIRYLGKLAQLSKEKGSRLEALTTLLVQEMIARAFKHIANRYLRNVPAPFVASCVAHLLNCLLGADVNPKPSAEIDASLREIYPEGDFSFEKVTPETLRAEVEKQVTVRYRYTLETEWFSSLRHLQLLRDIAIKLGLQLGARDYAFTKAQLPAKVPVANGVNGASHDESKKKKKKGGDSKSPSRAVVEEKPVVSIVPDDIVNVVPLVKDASPRSSLAEEALEAGRISLMQNQKQLGQELILESLSLHEQIYGILHPEVAKLYHQLSMLYYQTDEKEAAVELARKAVIVTERTLGVDSADTILAYLNLSLFEHASGNTKTALVYIKHAMDLWKIIYGSNHPDSITTMNNAAVMLQHLKQYSDSRKWFEASLAVCESLFGKQSINTATILFQLAQALALDQDSKGAVGKMRDAYNIFLNQLGPNDRNTKEAETWLEQLTQNAVSIAKHAKDIQARRLRRINMNPRVTTLGTKVQPQVGQTAPEASGAKGAANASMDSRSIDELLKFIEGGDATSSRSKQKKRAAASNPKLRGSKKSSA; translated from the exons ATGGCGCAAACCAATGGCGATATGGAGCACTCGAAAG AGACTCCTGACTCTCAACCAGTCGAGAAGCCCACCAATGGTGAACAGGTTGAAGGacagcaggaagaggagagcAGCGGTG GCCTTTTCCAGATCTCCGTCAAGCTTCCGCATGAGCCTTATAAGATCCAGGTTATG GTGTCAAGCCAAGAGCAGGTTCAGGATGTCCGCCAATCGATCGTTGAGTTGCCCAGCACCTTCCAGTACACTTGCTTCCACCTCGAATTCAACGGCAAGCGCATCAATGACTTCGTTGAATTGTCTGAGGTTGAAGGCCTCAAGGCCGATTCCGAGATCGTCCTCGTGGAGGATCCTTACACGGAAAAGGAAGCTCGGATGCATGTGGTCAGATTCAGGGACTTGGTTGGTGCTGCAGGTGACCGTTCAGACAATCTGCACGGTCTCAACGCCGGTCTGTCGCTGCACGATGCTGTTACCGCCGAGGCCGCTACCGATGATGTGAAGGAGCACTCTTTGTCCAAGTACGACATCGCCGCTTCTCCCTCTCTGGAGACTATCCTCCCCAGAGCCGAGGCCCCTCTTCCCAAGACTGTCAAGTCGATTTCGCTATCAGCATGGAACCCTCCTCCTTATCACCTTCGGCAAAAGGGTCACCTGCTCTACCTTCAGGTTACCACCAACGAGGGCGAGCAGTTCCAGATTACCTCTCATGTTTCTGGCTTCTATGTCAACAAGTGCTCGAATCACAAGTTTGATCCTCTCCCCAGAACCACCCCCAAGAAAGTCAGCGCACATTCCCTGCTCACCCTGATCTCAAAGCTGTCGCCCTCCTTCaattctgcttttgaagctCTCCAGGAGTCCAACAACAAGAAGGACCTCCTGACTACCTTTCCTTTCCAGAATGCTATTCCTAACAGCCCATGGCTCGTTACCCCTCCTTCTTCCAATCCCAACTCTCACCAGGCCGACATCACTCGCTCTCAGGAAAGTTATCTAGTTTCCGGTGTGGACAACGCCGAGACACTACGCGACTGGAACGAGGAATTCCAGACTACTCGGGAGCTGCCTCGTGAGACAGTCCAGGACCGAGTATTCCGGGAGCGCCTGACCTCGAAGCTGTTCGCTGATTACAACGAGGCTGCCGCTCGCGGTGCCGTGCTTGTGGCTAGGGGCGAAGTCGCTCCTCTGAATCCCACCGAGGAACGTGATGCTCAGATCTTCGTGTACAACAATATCTTCTACTCTTTTGGCGCTGATGGAGTGGGAACCTTCGTGTCAGAGGGTGGAGACGAAGCCGCCCGCGTGGCCGTTGGCAAGGACGTCTTGGGAATCAAGGCAGTCAACCAGCTTGACATCAACGGCCTTTTCACGCCAGGAACCGTTGTCGTTGACTACCTCGGCAAGCGCATCGTCGGCCAGAGCATTGTGCCGGGGATCTTCAAGCAGCGCGAGCCCGGTGAGCACCAAATTGATTACGGTGGTGTTGAGGGCAAAGACGTCGTCGCGACACATCCCGACTTCGTCTCCGTCTTTGAAAAGATGTCCAAAGCGCTCCGCATCAAGAAGCACCCTGTATGGGACAAGGAAGGCAAGCGCCACGATCTTGAAGGCAGCGTCGAAACCAAGGGTCTTTTGGGCACCGATGGCCGCAAATATGTCCTTGATCTCTACCGTGTGACGCCTCTTGATGTTGTGTGGCAGGAAGAACCCGGCAGCGAGGACTATCCTCACCGCATGTCAGTCCTCCGATTGGAGCTGGTTGAAGCGTACTGGAGGTCGAAGATGAGCCAGTATGTCAAGGCTGAAGTTGAGCGCCGCCGTGCCGCCAAAGCCCAAGAGGACGCTGCCAACAAGGAGCAGCCCTCCGAAACTACCGAATCGAAGGAAGGGGAATccgaggagaaggccgaaGAGGCTCTTGATCAAGAGCGGGTGGATATCTCCGGATTCCAGCTCGCGCTCAACCCCGATGTCTGCAGCGGCCAAGTTCCCcagacagaggaggagaagaagcaatGGGCTGAGGACGAAAAGGAGGTCCGCGATGCTTGCGAGTTCCTGCGTTCAAAGGTCATTCCCGAGCTGATTCAGGACTTGCACGATGGTGACGTTGGCTTCCCCATGGACGGACGATCCCTCAGCCAGCTCTTGCACAAGCGTGGTATTAACATCCGCTATCTCGGCAAGCTGGCTCAGctctccaaggagaagggctcTCGCCTGGAAGCTCTGACCACTTTGCTGGTTCAGGAGATGATTGCTCGTGCCTTCAAGCACATCGCCAACCGGTATCTTCGCAATGTGCCTGCGCCTTTTGTCGCGTCCTGCGTCGCCCATCTGCTGAACTGTCTCTTGGGTGCGGACGTGAACCCGAAACCTAGCGCGGAGATTGATGCTTCCCTCCGCGAGATCTATCCCGAGGGTGACTTTTCGTTTGAGAAGGTTACGCCAGAGACTCTGCGCGCCGAGGTTGAGAAGCAGGTTACTGTGAGATACCGCTACACTTTGGAGACTGAGTGGTTCTCTTCCCTGAGAcacctccagctcctccgtgACATTGCCATCAAGCTGGGTCTTCAGCTGGGTGCTCGTGACTACGCTTTCACCAAGGCGCAGCTTCCGGCTAAGGTGCCTGTCGCCAACGGCGTCAACGGTGCTTCACACGacgagagcaagaagaaaaagaagaagggtggTGACTCCAAGTCCCCCAGCCGTGCTGTCGTTGAGGAGAAGCCTGTTGTTTCGATTGTGCCGGATGATATCGTCAACGTGGTCCCATTGGTCAAGGACGCCTCGCCTCGGAGCTCTCTTGCCGAGGAGGCCTTGGAGGCTGGACGTATCTCTCTGATGCAGAACCAAAAGCAGCTTGGCCAGGAGCTCATCCTGGAATCTCTGTCTCTACATGAGCAGATCTACGGTATCCTTCACCCTGAAGTTGCCAAGCTGTACCACCAATTGTCCATGCTTTACTACCAGacggatgagaaggaagcggCTGTCGAGCTGGCTCGTAAGGCCGTGATTGTCACGGAGCGCACTTTGGGTGTTGACTCTGCCGACACCATTCTGGCCTACCTCAACCTCAGTCTTTTCGAGCACGCTTCCGGCAACACCAAGACTGCCCTTGTCTATATCAAGCACGCCATGGATCTGTGGAAGATTATCTACGGATCCAACCACCCTGACTCCATTACCACCATGAACAACGCCGCCGTgatgctgcagcacctcAAGCAGTACTCTGATTCTCGGAAGTGGTTCGAGGCTTCCCTGGCCGTTTGCGAGTCGCTCTTTGGCAAGCAGTCTATCAACACCGCTACCATCCTGTTCCAGTTGGCGCAGGCTCTGGCTCTCGACCAGGACTCGAAGGGTGCTGTCGGCAAAATGCGGGATGCCTACAACATCTTCCTGAACCAGCTTGGGCCCAACGATCGCAATACCAAGGAAGCCGAGACTTGGCTTGAGCAGCTCACCCAGAATGCCGTTTCCATCGCCAAACACGCCAAGGACATCCAGGCTCGCCGCCTTCGCCGCATCAATATGAACCCTCGCGTGACCACCCTTGGCACCAAGGTCCAACCCCAGGTTGGCCAAACAGCTCCCGAGGCTTCGGGCGCCAAGGGTGCTGCTAACGCTTCTATGGACTCGCGCAGCATTGATGAGTTGCTCAAGTTCATTGAGGGAGGTGACGCTACCTCTTCGCGctccaagcagaagaagcgtGCTGCGGCAAGCAACCCCAAGCTGCGGGGCTCCAAGAAGTCTTCTGCTTGA
- a CDS encoding ATP-binding protein: MLWNRSIQQSLSAAARIGLHRPVRVHQSAPCLAARYFSRTPGLSATDPLEQDSGDDDRGRGRDSDPTFKSTILRMLETAATTFASIVVLGIAGYSYHRYYKYLILQKMDNAFSPGDPALEVAGVEYGKHHYHHDEHWVVRDEQEKLDRIIQGRSGGHYYLIIGEKGTGKTSMLLEAMRKTNGDGVAMFEAHGDLEIFRIRLGKALDFEFHEDYIGSLFSIRGPRDTTALLDIERAFNKLEKVALARRRKGAAPLVLVVNSTHLVRDDHDGQDLLEMIQQRAEQWAASSLVTTVFNSDDYWVYERLKRYATRMEVIPVCDLPKSQAMAALKRYRKQYFNEDLSDQSLQTIYDKVGGRLSFLNRVAKARDYMKLCDSICEAEKTWFLNKCWILGEEMDDDVMDQQKYASAAMVLAKALVDKEKEMEQTYDPEKGHILPEIPLHEARQIMTRADFIQSYDHENIFTIDSRGMVRADSVPMQNAFREICSWPGFEEHLEATLKRIGDIESLGRTRELTLKDLWDKGKYQITMRDPKGRENGTVEFSVKEREEGDDD, translated from the exons ATGTTGTGGAATCGAAGCATTCAACAATCGTTGAGTGCTGCGGCGCGCATTGGCCTGCACCGGCCGGTGAGAGTTCATCAGTCGGCCCCCTGCCTCGCTGCGAGGTACTTTTCGCGGACACCTGGGCTGTCGGCGACAGATCCATTGGAGCAAGATAGCGGAGACGATGACCGCGGTCGAGGTCGAGACTCTGATCCCACCTTCAAATCAACTATCCTAAGGATGCTAGAGACAGCGGCAACTACATTCGCTTCCATTGTCGTGCTAGG GATAGCGGGATACTCTTACCATCGGTATTACAAGTACCTAATATTGCAGAAGATGGACAATGCTTTCAGTCCTGGTGATCCGGCACTTGAGGTTGCAGGTGTGGAATATGGAAAGCATCATTACCATCACGACGAGCACTGGGTTGTCCGTGATGAGCAGGAGAAACTCGACAGGATCATTCAGGGAAGATCCGGTGGCCACTACTACCTCATCATTGGCGAGAAGGGTACGGGAAAGACTTCTATGCTCCTTGAGGCGATGCGAAAGACCAATGGAGATGGCGTTGCCATGTTTGAAGCGCACGGTGACCTCGAGATCTTCCGAATCCGGCTCGGGAAGGCCCTGGACTTTGAGTTCCACGAAGA TTATATCGGAAGTCTGTTCAGCATCAGAGGTCCACGAGACACCACTGCCCTGCTTGACATTGAGCGAGCGTTCAAcaagctggagaaggtggcgctTGCGCGACGACGTAAGGGAGCCGCTCCTTTGGTCTTGGTAGTGAATAGCACCCACCTGGTTCGAGATGACCATGATGGCCAAGATCTGTTGGAAATGATTCAACAGAGGGCTGAGCAATGGGCAGCCAGCAGCTTGGTAACCACCG TGTTCAACAGCGATGACTATTGGGTATATGAACGATTGAAGCGGTACGCGACGAGAATGGAAGTCATCCCAGTCTGCGACCTTCCGAAAAGCCAGGCAATGGCGGCGCTCAAGAGATACCGTAAGCAGTACTTTAACGAGGACCTATCAGATCAATCCCTTCAGACCATCTACGACAAAGTCGGCGGGCGATTGTCGTTTTTGAATCGCGTCGCCAAGGCTAGGGACTACATGAAACTCTGTGACAGCATTTGCGAAGCGGAAAAGACATGGTTCCTCAACAAGTGCTGGATCCTCGGTGAAGAAATGGACGATGATGTTATGGACCAGCAGAAATATGCG TCCGCCGCAATGGTGCTGGCCAAAGCACTCGtggacaaagaaaaggagatgGAACAGACTTATGACCCCGAGAAGGGCCATATACTACCAGAGATCCCCCTCCATGAGGCTCGCCAGATCATGACCAGAGCCGACTTCATTCAGAGCTACGATCATGAGAACATCTTTACCATTGACTCGCGCGGTATGGTTCGAGCTGATTCTGTCCCTATGCAGAACGCATTCCGGGAAATCTGCTCATGGCCAGGTTTCGAGGAACATCTGGAAGCGACCCTCAAACGGATTGGAGACATTGAGAGCTTGGGACGAACCCGCGAGCTTACGCTTAAGGATCTCTGGGACAAGGGCAAATACCAGATTACCATGCGGGATCCCAAGGGTCGCGAAAATGGTACTGTTGAGTTCTCAGTCAAGGAACGAGAGGAGGGGGATGATGATTGA